Proteins co-encoded in one Medicago truncatula cultivar Jemalong A17 chromosome 8, MtrunA17r5.0-ANR, whole genome shotgun sequence genomic window:
- the LOC11425376 gene encoding cilia- and flagella-associated protein 20, translating to MFKNTFQSGFLSILYSLGSKPLQIWDKEVVDGHIKRPQDEDIQSNVLEIIGSNIQSTYITCPADPAATLGIKLPFLVMIVKNLKKYFTFEIQVLDDKNVRRRFRASNFQAVTRVKPYICTMPLRMDEGWNQIQFNLADFTKKAYGTNYVETLRVQVHANCRLRRIYFSDRLYSEEELPPEFKLYLPMQK from the exons ATGTTCAAGAACACATTCCAGTCTGGATTTCTTTCCATATTATACAGCCTCGG gAGCAAACCTTTGCAGATATGGGACAAAGAAg TTGTCGATGGCCATATTAAGCGACCACAAGATGAAGACATACAATCTAATGTACTGGAAATAATTGGATCGAATATTCAGTCCACATACATTACGTGCCCGGCTGACCCAGCTGCCACACTTGGTATAAAACTTCCATTCTTGGTTATGATTGTGAAGAATCTAAAGAAGTACTTCACATTTGAGATTCAAGTTTTGGATGATAAGAATGTCAGACGACGATTTCGAGCTTCTAATTTCCAA GCTGTCACTAGAGTAAAGCCCTACATTTGCACTATGCCACTGAGAATGGATGAGGGTTGGAATCAAATCCAGTTTAACCTGGCTGATTTTACCAAGAAAGCATATGGGACTAATTATGTGGAGACACTAAGAGTTCAGGTCCATGCAAACTGTCGCTTGAGAAGGATATACTTCTCTGATCGTCTCTACTCTGAAGAGGAACTCCCACCAGAGTTCAAGTTGTACCTTCCAATGCAG AAATAA
- the LOC11423831 gene encoding protein LNK3 isoform X1 produces MDWYYGCGTNDFVVPGDQDLMARHPSPENWSKWGINTPEGYNSPKNYMTMDSNTTELEFNFNSESFRDGVKFESSSYDKDQSSSSSVCGGLTEQSFQQSRHQHQQNQLQELSSSFEQTTDDIFLDSILEDFPCAENSNKSFYFYPENQCSNTAGELQNDIAASEYLTCNSNSDDLLNIETLQILDHSEQFSGDEAMHKHSSIEESTLQNLEAIISQFNDKTRIHFRDALYRLARDTKHQYVAEDLDGDVSMQEAMPWAVHNEALRSDDKKQMESETNSVDRAVANLMFNGTAYCEC; encoded by the exons ATGGATTGGTACTATGGATGTGGAACGAACGATTTCGTTGTACCGGGCGATCAAGATTTAATGGCTAGGCATCCATCACCAGAAAATTGGTCAAAATGGGGAATAAATACACCTGAAGGTTACAATTCACCTAAAAATTACATGACCATGGATTCAAATACAACAGAATTAGAATTCAATTTCAACAGTGAAAGTTTCCGTGACGGAGTCAAGTTCGAATCATCTTCCTATGATAAAGATCAATCTAGCAGTTCAAGTGTATGTGGAGGATTGACTGAGCAATCTTTTCAACAATCACGTCATCAGCATCAGCAGAATCAGCTTCAAGAACTATCATCAAGCTTCGAGCAGACCACCGATGACATATTCTT GGATTCGATACTAGAAGATTTTCCCTGTGCTGAAaactcaaacaagtccttttactTTTATCCTGAAAACCAATGCAGCAATACAGCTG GTGAACTGCAGAATGATATTGCAGCTTCCGAGTATCTTACATGCAACTCTAATTCTGATGACCTCTTGAACATAGAG ACACTCCAAATCTTGGATCATTCTGAGCAATTCAGTGGAGATGAAGCAATGCATAAACACTCGTCTATTGAAGAATCTACACTACAGAATCTTGAGGCAATAATTTCACAG TTCAATGACAAGACTCGAATTCACTTCCGCGATGCACTTTACCGCCTTGCCAGAGATACAAAACATCAGTATGTAGCTGAGGACCTGGATGGTGATGTTAGCATGCAAGAGGCAATGCCATGGGCAGTTCACAATGAAGCCTTGAG GTCTGACGACAAGAAACAAATGGAATCAGAGACCAACAGTGTTGACAGAGCGGTTGCAAATCTCATGTTCAACGGAACCGCATATTGTGAATGCTGA
- the LOC11423831 gene encoding protein LNK3 isoform X2, giving the protein MLYSVFAFQISPYLSLSLEPKQNGSAQLYKHEPVIVGDSILEDFPCAENSNKSFYFYPENQCSNTAGELQNDIAASEYLTCNSNSDDLLNIETLQILDHSEQFSGDEAMHKHSSIEESTLQNLEAIISQFNDKTRIHFRDALYRLARDTKHQYVAEDLDGDVSMQEAMPWAVHNEALRSDDKKQMESETNSVDRAVANLMFNGTAYCEC; this is encoded by the exons ATGCTCTATTCTGTTTTTGCATTCCAAATTTCACCATATTTATCTTTATCATTGGAGCCAAAACAAAATGGTTCCGCACAACTCTATAAGCATGAACCTGTTATAGTAGG GGATTCGATACTAGAAGATTTTCCCTGTGCTGAAaactcaaacaagtccttttactTTTATCCTGAAAACCAATGCAGCAATACAGCTG GTGAACTGCAGAATGATATTGCAGCTTCCGAGTATCTTACATGCAACTCTAATTCTGATGACCTCTTGAACATAGAG ACACTCCAAATCTTGGATCATTCTGAGCAATTCAGTGGAGATGAAGCAATGCATAAACACTCGTCTATTGAAGAATCTACACTACAGAATCTTGAGGCAATAATTTCACAG TTCAATGACAAGACTCGAATTCACTTCCGCGATGCACTTTACCGCCTTGCCAGAGATACAAAACATCAGTATGTAGCTGAGGACCTGGATGGTGATGTTAGCATGCAAGAGGCAATGCCATGGGCAGTTCACAATGAAGCCTTGAG GTCTGACGACAAGAAACAAATGGAATCAGAGACCAACAGTGTTGACAGAGCGGTTGCAAATCTCATGTTCAACGGAACCGCATATTGTGAATGCTGA
- the LOC11423833 gene encoding protein MIZU-KUSSEI 1: MGSLHESQTTTGQPPPSPTTGQPPPSPASVNTCPPTVRMPINLQPANSKSKQNSTNKLFGKFRSMFRSFPIIVPSCKMPTMNGNHRTSETIIHGGIRITGTLFGYRKARVNLAFQEDSKCHPFLLLELAIPTGKLLQDMGMGLNRIALECEKHSSNDKTKIVDEPIWTLFCNGKKMGYGVKRDPTDDDLYVIQMLHSVSVAVGELPSDMSDPQDGELSYMRAHFERVIGSKDSETYYMMMPDGNSNGPELSVFFVRV; the protein is encoded by the coding sequence ATGGGATCGCTTCATGAATCTCAAACGACGACGGGACAACCACCGCCATCGCCGACGACGGGACAACCACCGCCATCGCCTGCGTCCGTAAACACTTGTCCACCGACAGTTCGCATGCCGATTAACTTACAGCCGGCAAACAGCAAAAGCAAACAAAATTCCACCAACAAACTATTTGGCAAATTCCGTTCAATGTTCCGGTCGTTTCCGATCATTGTTCCGTCGTGCAAGATGCCCACAATGAACGGAAACCACCGTACAAGTGAAACAATCATCCATGGCGGCATAAGGATAACCGGAACCTTATTTGGTTACCGAAAAGCGAGGGTAAACCTTGCCTTTCAAGAAGACTCTAAATGTCACCCATTCCTTCTCTTGGAGCTGGCCATTCCCACGGGAAAGCTTCTCCAAGACATGGGAATGGGCCTTAACAGAATAGCGCTGGAGTGCGAGAAGCACTCCAGCAACGATAAAACAAAGATCGTTGATGAACCAATTTGGACGTTGTTTTGCAATGGAAAGAAAATGGGTTATGGGGTGAAGAGAGATCCAACGGATGATGACTTATATGTGATACAGATGTTGCATTCAGTCTCGGTAGCGGTCGGCGAGCTTCCGAGCGACATGTCAGACCCTCAAGATGGAGAATTGTCGTACATGAGGGCGCATTTTGAACGTGTGATTGGGTCTAAGGATTCAGAGACTTATTATATGATGATGCCTGATGGAAATAGCAACGGACCTGAACTTAGTGTGTTCTTCGTTAGGGTTTGA